The genomic window GGGTACGTCGGTCAGCGCGGCGGGTTGCATTTGGCACAAAAGGAGGTATTTCATGGTCAGGTACTTTCAAAAATCAGCCCGAAATTGAGCATGGATGAACTCTAAAAGTCGCCAAAGTGTTGTGCAACTGACCTAATGCTTCATAAATACCAAACTAAAACTTTGTAATATGCGCGTAGTGCTTGAGAATTCCACGAATGCAAAGTCTTCGAGGCATTCTTAACTTCACCCGCACCGCTGAGCTCGGCAGCTTTGCCAAAGCGGCGAAGGATCTCGGTATTTCCGCAGTAGCCGTCAGTCAAAACATCAGCCGCTTGGAAGCTGCCCTGGGTGTGCGCCTGCTCGCGCGGAGCACCCGCGCCTTACAGCTCACACCGGAAGGCCAAGCTTTTCTGGAGCAGTGCCGCCTTCCACTCGCGCAGCTCGATGCGGCCTGTAAAGAAGTCGCCAGCGATGCGCGCAGTGCCAGCGGCAAGTTGCGAGCCACCGTGATTTCGCCGGTCGCGTATCTGTACCTGATCCCGCTCTTGCCCAAGTTTCTGCAGCGCTATCCGGGCATCGCGCTGGAGCTGGAGTTGAGCGAAGACAGCAGCCCTTTGATCAACAAGCGTTTTGATGTCGGCATTCGGGTGGGCGCGCTGGACGATGCAGCATTTGTGGCGCGGCCGCTCGGGCCGCTGCGGTTACTTTTGTGCGCATCGCCTGCGTATTTGGCGCAAGCGGGTCTACCGCAGAGCTTGGAGGATTTGGAAAAGCACCAAGCGCTGCTGATGCAGATCACCGGGCGGGAGCAGACCACGCCCTTTATCGTTCAAACCCGTGGCGGCGAAGCCGGTGCAGGAGCACGCAGCATGCGGTTTCTACAGTTGCCGGGTCACTTTATTTGCAACGATTTTCGAAGCTTGGCGCAGGCTTGTAGCGGTGGCTTGGGAATTGCCCAACTGCCCCAGCCACTGGCGCTACCCATGCTGCGCAACGGGCAGCTCAAAGTGCTTTTGCCCGATAGCGTGGCTGAGAACATTCAACTCTTCATTCACTACCCCACTCGCAAACAACTGCCCGCGCGGGTGCGTGCTTTTGTTGACTTCGTGATTGAGCTTTTCGCTGGACACCCGGATTTGACGGCGGATATCTCCGGATTTGTTGCCTAGCTCCACCGTGCCGATAAAGCATGGAAACAGACGATTGCCTAGGTGAATAGTGTGCGAGCAGCTCCTAAATTGATAGTGAGCTGCTCGCCTTGGGCGGTTTAAGCAGCCGCCTTCACCTTCAAGCGCCATGCATGCAACAGCGGCTCGGTGTAACCGCTTGGCTGCGCCAATCCCTTGAACACCAGCTCGGTCGCTGCCTGGTAGGCCGCGCCCTTGAAGTTGCCCACCATGGGGGTGTAGAGCTTGTCGCCGGCGTTTTGCTTGTCCACCTTGGCGGCCATGCGTTGGAAAGTTTCTTCCACCTGGGCCTTGGTCACCACACCGTGGTGCAACCAGTTGGCCATGTGCTGGCTGCTGATGCGTAGGGTGGCGCGGTCTTCCATGAGGCCGATGTCGTTGATGTCGGGCACCTTGGAGCAGCCCACGCCTTGGTCCACCCAGCGCACTACGTAACCCAGAATGCCTTGGGCGTTGTTGTCCAGCTCGGCTTGCTTTTCAGCTTCCGTCCAGTTCGGGGTGGCAGTCACCGGGATCTGCAGCAGGTTGTCGAGGATGCCGGGGCGGGCTTTCTCGTAGTTGGTCTTTTCCAGTTCCTTTTGCACGTCGCTCACCAGCAACTGGTGGTAGTGCAGGGCGTGCAGCGTGGCGCCGGTGGGGCTTGGCACCCAAGCGGTGTTGGCACCTGCTTTGGGGTGGCCGATTTTCTGCTCCATCATGGCCTTCATCAGGTCAGGCATAGCCCACATGCCCTTGCCGATTTGCGCCTTGCCGCGCAGGCCGCTGGACAAGCCCACCAGCACGTTGTTCTTCTCGTAGGCTGCAATCCAGGCGCTGCTCTTCATGTCCGCTTTGCGGATCATGGGCCGGCTTGCATGGCGGTATGCATCTCGTCGCCGGTGCGGTCCAGGAAGCCGGTGTTGATGAAGGCCACGCGGCTTTGGGCGGCGGCAATGCAGGCCTTCAGGTTCACGCTGGTGCGGCGCTCTTCGTCCATGATGCCCAGCTTCACGGTGCTGTCCGGCAGGCCCAGCATCTGCTCCACGCGAGTGAACAGCTCAGCGGCAAACGCCACTTCTGCGGGGCCGTGCATCTTGGGCTTGACGATGTAGACCGAACCCTTGCGCGAGTTGCGGATGGCGTCCTTCTTGGTCTTCTTCAGGTCATGCAGGGCGATGGTGGTGGTGACCACGGCGTCCATGATGCCTTCGGGGATTTCTTGGGTGGAGCCGTCGGCAGCGGTGTAGGTGATGGCCGGGTTGGTCATCAGGTGGCCCACATTGCGCACAAACATGAGGCTGCGGCCGTGCAGCTTGACGTCTTTCTTGCCGTCGGGCGCGGTGTACACGCGGTCGCCGTTCAGGCCACGGGTCAGTGTTTTGCCGCCTTTCTCAAAGCTCTCGACCAACGTGCCTTGCAGAATGCCCAGCCAGTTGCCGTAGGCCAGCACTTTGTCTTCGGCGTCCACCACGGCCACGGAGTCTTCCAGGTCCAGGATGGTGGAGAGGGCTGCTTCGAGCACCAGGTCGCTCACACCGGCGGCATCGGTTTTGCCGATGGGCGTAGCGCGGTTGATGATGATGTCGAGGTGCAGGCCGTTGTGAATCACCAGCACGCTGGAAGGATCTTTGGCAGAGCCCTGGAAGCCCACGAACTGGTCCTTGTCGGCCAGCTTGGAGGTGGAGCCGTCCTTCAGGGTAACGACCAAGTCGCCGCCCTTGATGGCGTAGCCGGTGGAGCCCACGTGCGAGCCTTTCTTGAGCGGTGCGCAGCGGTCCAGCACGTTGCGGGCGTATTCAATAACTTTTTTGCCGCGCTTAGGGTTGTAGCCCTTGGGCCCCACTTTTTCGCAGCCCTTGTCTTCGCTGATCACGTCAGTGCCATACAGCGCGTCATACAGGCTGCCCCAGCGGGCGTTGGCGGCGTTGAGCGCGTAGCGGGCGTTGAGCACGGGCACCACCAGCTGCGGGCCGGCTTGGGTGGCCAGCTCTGCGTCCACGTTTTTGGTGGTGATCTTTACCTTCTTGGGGCTCTCGACCAGGTAGCCGATCTTTTCCAGAAAAGCCTTGTACGCAGGCATATCGCTGATGGGGCCGGGGTTGGCTTTGTGCCAGGTGTCCAGCTCGGTTTGCAGGCGGTCGCGCTCGGCGAGCAGGGCAATGTTCTTGGGGGCCAGGTCTGCCACGATGGCGTCAAACCCTTTCCAGAAAGCCTCAGGCGCAATGCCGGTGCCGGGCAGCACTTTGTCCTGGATGAAGCTGTGCAGGCTGGTCGCGACTTGCAGGCGGTGCTCAGCAGTGCGTTCGGTCTTGCGGGGGGTAGTTGTCGTCATGGTGGGCCTTTCAAAGGAAGGGGCGGTCAACAAAGTGAAAACGGGTCGCACGAGGGGGAATACCCTCAAGCTATGGATGTACTGTATTCCATCCTTTGCAGATTACTATATGGAAGAATATCAATCTATTTGTGACTTTTTAGGATGTAGTTCATGCCCTTACGCCATCTGGTGCTGCTGAAGTTCAAAGCCAGCACGGTACCCGCTGAGGTTGAAGCCTTAGAGGCCGCGTTTACCGCATTGGCAAGCAAGATCAGCGCCGTGCAAAGCCTGGAATGGGGCACCAATAACAGTCCCGAAGGCTTGGCCAAAGGCTTTACCCACTGCTTCAACCTCACCTTTGCCGATGAGGCCGCTCGCGCGACCTATCTGCCGCACCCTGATCACCTGCTGTTTGTCGAGCAGCTCAAGCCGGCGCTGGACGATGTACTGGTGCTGGACTACACGGTCTAAGCAAAAAAGGCCATCAAACAGCGGGATTTACCGGAAGCCCTAGTCCGTTCGGATCAGAGGAAACCGGCTTTTCGACACCGTACTGTCACACGGTATTTTTAGCATGGCTCGTTCAGCCTCGGCGGGCATGGGGCCCGTGCGCGGCGAAGTCCGTTTTGTCCTCACAGGTCTCTTCATGCATATCAAAACCACGGTTTCCGCCATCCTTTTGGCATTGGCTTCGGTCTCCGCATCTGCGCAGTCGTTCAGCCTGAGCAACTACACCGTCAAAAACACCTACGGACTCGACCTGAGCGTGGGCGGTGTCTCCGGCTTGGAGGGTTCTGCGATCACTTATGCGCAGGACCGTGGCACCTTGTTTTTCATTGGTGACGAGGGCAAGGGCGTGATTGAAATGTCACTTGATGGCAAGTCAAAAGGTTCGATGGCGTTCACCGGTTGGGGCGCTTTCAGCACAGGTGTGAATGGCAAAAATCCCGGTAACGATTCAGAAGGCTTGGCCTACTTAGGCAATGGCGTACTCGCTGTGGCCGAGGAGCGCCTGCAAAACATCTACCGCTTCAGCTACACCGCCGGTGGCTCGGTCGACTTGGGCACAGTGCCTTTTGCCTCTGTGGGGTCGACGATTGGCAATGTGGGTATTGAGGGCCTGAGCTACGACGCCCGTAACGGCAGCTATGTCACAGCCAAACAAGACAACCCGGCTGCGCTGAGTATCTTCAACAACCTGAGCTTCTCCACGGTGGCATCTCCGGATGCGGTTGCTAATGCGTCATTCACCGGTGCGACGAGCTTGTTTGGCTTGTCCCAACTGTCCGATGTGCAAACGCTCTCCATCTTGGGCAACAACAATTTGCTGGTGCTCAGCACCGGTACCACCCCCGGCGATTCGCGTGAGTTGATCGAAGTCACCCGCGCCGGCACGGTGGTCAGCCGCCTGGACCTGACCCACATCGCTGCCCGCAACGCGATTGAAGGTGTGACGATTGACGAACACGACACCATTTACCTGTTGGCCGAGCAAGACCAACTTAGCGGCGCACCCGCAAACGCCAAGTCGCAGCTGATTGTGTTGACAGCCCCTGTGCCCGAGCCCGAAACCTACGCCATGCTGCTCGCTGGCTTGGGCTTGATGGGCGCTGTAGCCCGCCGCAGGCGCGCTGCGTAAGCGATTGCTTCCTTCCAGGTGTGGTGCGAGCCCGGGTGCGGCTTGCACCACACCGGTGGCGATGCTGCACCGCACGCCGCCAAGCGCTGTCGATAATTGACGTAAAGTTTGTGGCCTGCCTGATGCCTTGCGGTGTCAGGCAGGCCCCGATGTTTCTGCTCTGCAATCCGCAGGGCTTGGCGTTATTGACCGCACCGCATGACCACCGACACCCGTTCACCCTCAGCTCTCCCCCTCGCGGGCATCCGCGTCGTTGAATTCACCCACATGGTCATGGGGCCCACTTGCGGCATGACGCTGGGCGACTTGGGTGCGGATGTCATCAAGGTCGAGCCACTGGCGGGCGACAGCACCCGCAAGCTGCTGGGCAGCGGCGCCGGTTTTTACCCGCTGTTCAACCGCAACAAAAAGAGCATTGCGGTGGACCTCAAAAGCCCGCAGGGCCGCGAGATCGTGCTCAAGCTGATCGCTACGGCCGACATCGTGAGCGAGAACTTCAAAACCGAGACCATGCAAAAGCTGGGCTTGGACTACGCGTCTTTGAGCAAGCTGGACCCGCGCCTGATTTATGTGAGCCACAAAGGCTTTCTCCCCGGCCCTTACGACCACCGCACGGCGCTGGACGAGGTGGTGCAAATGATGGGCGGCCTGGCCTACATGACGGGGCGCCCCGGCGATCCGCTGCGCGCTGGGTCAAGCGTGAACGACATCATGGGCGGCATCTTTGGTGCCGTGGGCGCCATGGCTGCCCTCATGCAGCGTCAGCAGACCGGACGGGGCCAGGAAGTGCAAAGCGCGCTCTTCGAGAACAACATCTTCCTCGTGGCCCAGCACATGATGCAGTTTGCGGTGACGGGCAAGGCGGCAGCCCCCATGCCCGAGCGCATCTCGCCTTGGGGCATTTACGATGTGTTCAGCGTCAAAAACAACGAGCAGATCTTTCTGGCCGTGGTGGGCGACGGGCAATGGAAAACCTTTTGCGAGGCCTTTGGCTACACCGACCTGTTTGCCGACCCGCGCGTTACCACCAACAACGACCGTGTGCTGGCGCGCAGCTGGCTCATCCCCGAGTTGCGCACGCGCTTGGCGCAGTTCAGCCGCGCAGAGCTTTCGCAGCGCTTTGAGCAAGTGGGCCTGCCCTTTGCGCCCATCACCGATCCGCAGCATTTGTTTGACGACCCGCACCTGCAAGCCACCGGGGGGCTGGCGCCCATGGAGCTGCCTGATGGCCGCCAGACGCAAGTGCCTTTGCTGCCCTTGACGCTGGATGGCGAGCGCCTCGGCCTGCGGCTGGACCCGCCCAAGCTGGGCGAGCACACCGACGCGCTGCTGCAAAGCCTGGGGTACAGCGCGGGCGAAGTGGCGGCACTGCATGTGCAAGGCGTAGTGCTATGAAAAATATAGCGGTTTGCGCATATCTGGCGTGCGCCAGAGGCCTGAACGGCAGTGCGGCCTGCTCCGTGTCCCCCGCCCGCTTCGCGGGCTCCTCCTTGACCTGCGCAGACCGCACTGCCGTTCAGGCCTCCCGGAGCTAAAGATGGACAAGCTCAAGCAACTCGAATCTTTCGTCTCGGTGGCCACCCGCGGCAGTTTGACCGCAGCCGCCAATGCCGAAGGCGTTGCGCCCGCCATCATGGGTCGACGGTTGGACGCTCTAGAAGAACGCTTGGGCGTGAAGCTGCTGATCCGCACCACCCGTCGCATCACGCTCACGCACGAGGGCAGTGCGTTTCTGGAGGATTGCCAGCGCATCATCGCGGACGTGACTAACGCCGAGGCCAGCGTGAGCGCTGGGGGCGTGAAGGCGGCGGGCCATTTGCGCATCACGGCGCCTGCGGGCTTCGGCCGCCGCCATGTGGCGCCGCTGGTACCCAAGTTCCGCGAGCTGCACCCGGATGTGACGATTTCGCTCAACCTCAGCGACCGCGTGGTGGACATTGCAGGCGAGGGCTTTGACTGCGCCGTGCGCGTGGGTGACATGCCCGATTCGTCGCTCGTGAGCGTGCGCATGGCCGACAACCGCCGCTTGTGCGTGGCCACGCCGGCCTACCTCAAGCGCCACGGTACGCCCAAAACGCCCGCCGATTTGAGCCGCTTCCACTGCCTCACGTTGTCCAGCGACGCATCTCAAACCCGGGGCTGGGCTTTCAAGCTGCCCGCGGCTAAAGGCGAGCGTGCAGACGCGGGTGAGGTGATTTACCTCAAGCCCGCCGGCCCGCTGGACTGCAGCGACGGGCAGGTGTTGCACGACTGGTGCCTGGGGGGTTACGGCATCGCGTGGCGCAGCACCTGGGAGGTGGAGAACGAAATCGCCGCAGGCCGTTTGGTCGCGGTGCTGGAGGACTACGCCGCTCCGCCCAATGGCATCTATGCGGTCTTCCCCCAACGCAAACACATGCCCCTGCGGGTGCGCTTGTGGATTGACTTCATCAAGGAACGTTACAGCGCGCCGGGGTATTGGCAACGAACCGTGCTTCGGGATTAGTGCTTGCAGACATCCGAAAGAACTATTGCGAGCGCCTTGGCAGCGAAATAAATTAGCGCTAATCGCCGGTGTATCCCGGTTCAAATGGGAGCTCTTATGAAAATTAAACGTGTTTTAACTGCAATTGCGTTGGCCGCATCCGCGCTCGGTGCCAGTGCGACTACTACAGTGGGTGGCATCAGCTTCGCGGACAACGCGTTCGCTGATGCGTTGTATTACTCGTTTG from Rhodoferax potami includes these protein-coding regions:
- a CDS encoding LysR family transcriptional regulator, translated to MDKLKQLESFVSVATRGSLTAAANAEGVAPAIMGRRLDALEERLGVKLLIRTTRRITLTHEGSAFLEDCQRIIADVTNAEASVSAGGVKAAGHLRITAPAGFGRRHVAPLVPKFRELHPDVTISLNLSDRVVDIAGEGFDCAVRVGDMPDSSLVSVRMADNRRLCVATPAYLKRHGTPKTPADLSRFHCLTLSSDASQTRGWAFKLPAAKGERADAGEVIYLKPAGPLDCSDGQVLHDWCLGGYGIAWRSTWEVENEIAAGRLVAVLEDYAAPPNGIYAVFPQRKHMPLRVRLWIDFIKERYSAPGYWQRTVLRD
- a CDS encoding LysR family transcriptional regulator → MQSLRGILNFTRTAELGSFAKAAKDLGISAVAVSQNISRLEAALGVRLLARSTRALQLTPEGQAFLEQCRLPLAQLDAACKEVASDARSASGKLRATVISPVAYLYLIPLLPKFLQRYPGIALELELSEDSSPLINKRFDVGIRVGALDDAAFVARPLGPLRLLLCASPAYLAQAGLPQSLEDLEKHQALLMQITGREQTTPFIVQTRGGEAGAGARSMRFLQLPGHFICNDFRSLAQACSGGLGIAQLPQPLALPMLRNGQLKVLLPDSVAENIQLFIHYPTRKQLPARVRAFVDFVIELFAGHPDLTADISGFVA
- a CDS encoding Dabb family protein; this encodes MPLRHLVLLKFKASTVPAEVEALEAAFTALASKISAVQSLEWGTNNSPEGLAKGFTHCFNLTFADEAARATYLPHPDHLLFVEQLKPALDDVLVLDYTV
- a CDS encoding CaiB/BaiF CoA transferase family protein, with protein sequence MTTDTRSPSALPLAGIRVVEFTHMVMGPTCGMTLGDLGADVIKVEPLAGDSTRKLLGSGAGFYPLFNRNKKSIAVDLKSPQGREIVLKLIATADIVSENFKTETMQKLGLDYASLSKLDPRLIYVSHKGFLPGPYDHRTALDEVVQMMGGLAYMTGRPGDPLRAGSSVNDIMGGIFGAVGAMAALMQRQQTGRGQEVQSALFENNIFLVAQHMMQFAVTGKAAAPMPERISPWGIYDVFSVKNNEQIFLAVVGDGQWKTFCEAFGYTDLFADPRVTTNNDRVLARSWLIPELRTRLAQFSRAELSQRFEQVGLPFAPITDPQHLFDDPHLQATGGLAPMELPDGRQTQVPLLPLTLDGERLGLRLDPPKLGEHTDALLQSLGYSAGEVAALHVQGVVL